From a single Lewinella sp. LCG006 genomic region:
- the arfB gene encoding alternative ribosome rescue aminoacyl-tRNA hydrolase ArfB, with the protein MNTELLLHEVTYKATRSSGPGGQHVNKTSTRVELYWNLEESQAVNETERALLRTALENRINREGQLILSASRTRSQLKNKREVTDKFIKLLERKVQPPIIRKKTRTPASVKRKRLKDKRFASEKKANRQRPEF; encoded by the coding sequence ATGAATACCGAACTCCTCCTTCACGAAGTTACCTACAAGGCCACGCGCAGCAGCGGCCCCGGCGGGCAGCACGTCAACAAGACGAGCACCCGGGTGGAACTGTATTGGAACCTGGAGGAGTCGCAAGCGGTGAATGAAACCGAACGAGCCCTGCTCCGTACGGCCCTCGAAAACCGCATCAATCGTGAAGGTCAGCTCATCCTCAGTGCCAGTCGTACCCGTAGCCAGTTGAAAAATAAGCGGGAGGTAACGGATAAATTCATTAAATTGCTTGAGCGGAAGGTGCAGCCTCCTATCATTCGCAAGAAAACCCGTACGCCAGCGAGCGTGAAACGGAAGCGGCTGAAAGACAAGCGATTTGCTTCTGAGAAAAAAGCAAATCGGCAGCGGCCGGAGTTTTAA